A genome region from Indicator indicator isolate 239-I01 chromosome 24, UM_Iind_1.1, whole genome shotgun sequence includes the following:
- the SOX18 gene encoding transcription factor SOX-18, with product MNISESNYCREEISQPRGDCSWVTAAVPAAEPGLAFPRPPGAASPASRTPSPEPGFAFGPAPGGAVPAAAPAAAPSRSPSPEPGYGYSPPAGRAEGKAGEDSRIRRPMNAFMVWAKDERKRLAQQNPDLHNAVLSKMLGQSWKALSASDKRPFVEEAERLRIQHLQDHPNYKYRPRRKKQAKKIKRMEPNILLHNLSQPCSDNFSMSHHGSSQPGHPQPPPLNHFRELHSMGSDIENYGLPTPEMSPLDVLEQTEPAFFPPHMQDDCNMMPFRGYHHHHQMEFPQEKCMGRDVAVPYAQTPSHLADAMRTPHPSSIYYNQMCSGTQNGLSAHLGQLSPPPEAHHMESVDHLNQTELWTDVDRNEFDQYLNMSRTRPDASGLPYHVSLSKVTPRSISCEESSLISALSDASSAVYYSPCITG from the exons ATGAATATATCTGAGTCTAACTACTGCCGAGAGGAGATATCGCAACCCCGGGGCGACTGTTCATGGGTCACCGCCGCCGTGCCGGCCGCTGAGCCCGGGCTCGCCTTCCCTCGCCCCCCGGGAGCCGCCTCCCCTGCCAGCCGCACGCCCAGCCCCGAGCCCGGCTTCGCCTTCGGCCCCGCTCCCGGCGGCGCGGTCCCCGCTGCCGCCCCCGCTGCGGCCCCCAGCCGCTCGCCCAGCCCCGAGCCGGGCTATGGATACAGCCCTCCGGCGGGCCGGGCCGAGGGCAAGGCCGGCGAGGACTCCCGCATCCGCCGGCCCATGAACGCCTTCATGGTCTGGGCGAAGGATGAGCGCAAGCGGCTGGCGCAGCAGAACCCCGACCTGCATAACGCCGTGCTCAGCAAGATGCTGG GCCAGTCGTGGAAGGCGCTCAGCGCCAGCGACAAGCGTCCCTTCGTGGAAGAGGCAGAGCGGCTGCggatccagcacctccaggatcACCCCAACTACAAGTACCGCCCAAGGAGAAAGAAGCAAGCCAAGAAAATCAAGAGGATGGAACCCAATATCCTCCTGCATAACCTTTCCCAGCCTTGCAGTGACAACTTCAGCATGAGTCAccatggcagcagccagccGGGCCACCCCCAGCCTCCCCCACTTAACCACTTCAGAGAACTCCACTCCATGGGGTCGGATATTGAAAACTATGGCTTGCCAACTCCTGAGATGTCTCCCTTGGATGTCTTGGAACAGACCGAGCCGGCGTTTTTCCCCCCTCACATGCAGGATGACTGCAACATGATGCCCTTTCGTGGctaccaccaccatcaccagaTGGAGTTTCCCCAGGAGAAGTGCATGGGGCGGGACGTGGCCGTGCCCTATGCCCAGACCCCCTCACACTTGGCCGACGCCATGAGGActccccatccctccagcaTATACTACAACCAGATGTGCTCAGGAACTCAGAATGGGCTTTCTGCCCACCTGGGCCAGCTCTCACCCCCACCTGAAGCTCACCACATGGAGAGCGTGGATCACTTGAACCAAACCGAGCTGTGGACAGACGTTGACCGCAACGAGTTTGACCAATATTTGAACATGAGCAGGACTCGTCCCGACGCCTCGGGACTCCCTTACCATGTCTCCTTGTCCAAAGTGACTCCTAGGagcatctcctgtgaggagagcagCTTGATATCAGCCCTGTCCGATGCCAGCAGCGCTGTTTACTATAGCCCCTGCATCACCGGTTAA